CCTCTTTCTCGGCGGGCGTCTCGATGATGATCTCTTCGTCGGGCTTCACGCGGAAGATCGGCTGGCCTTTCTTCACAACGACGCCGTCGTCATGTACGAGCTTCTCGACGATCGTGCCGGCGAATTCGGCCGGTATCTTGTTAAACATCTTCATCACCTCGATGATGAAGATGGGCTTACCGGCGTCGAAATGATCCCCCGTATCGACATAGGGCGGATGCGCCGGCGTCTCCCGGAAATAGATCATACCGCCCGTCGGCGCGACGATCGTATCGGCGGCAGCGGCCGGCGGCGGAGCAAGATTGCGAATCATCGCCTTCTGATTCTCGGGCTTCAGGAACTTCTCGGGAAAGACCGGGTTCAGATCGTCGTCCAGTACGATATCAAGGATATTGGATCGCATGCCTGCAAGGATCGGCAACTGAAGCAGTTCAAGCCCGGCCTGCCATCCGGCATGAGCGGCCTGCACGGCAGCGATCAGCGAACCATCGACGCCCGGAAGCTTGCCGCCTCGGATCGCCTCATCAAGCGCCGTAAAATCGGCCGCAAACGAAGAGTCTATACGAGACTGCAGATCGGCATAGAACTGAAGGCCCTGGTCGAGCAGCTGACGATCATACTCCCAGATGCGCTGAAGCGGAGGAGCATCACGCCATTCAAGGTGAAGGTACTGATAGAGCTCTTCAAGCAGCTGAAGCGGATTGCGCAGCCAGCGCACCTTTCCGTTCACGATCTCATAGGTACGCTTGCGATGATAACCGAGCCATCCGGCAAGAAGATGCGGGCTGTGCAGAAGATGCTCGATCGGGCGGCTGATGAGCGTCATCTTCGCGCCGACCACGGAACTGGCATCGGCTCCGTAGGCCTTAACGGCCCACTTCGCATAACTACTCCAGGCATACTCCACGTCGATCAGGTTCGATTCGGCGGCCAGGTTACCGGCCGCGGCGAGATACGGCACGGCGAACTTCGTATCGGGACGGGCCATTCCATCAAGGCCGAGCAAAAAGTAGATGAGACCCATGTGGAACTCGCGGTTCGTCGCAAGATCGGTGCCGCGCAGCTCCATGCTGCGCAGGATGTTCCCGAGCCGCTCCAGGTTCTCGTTGCGATCTTTGCCATACGTAACGATAAGGGCGATATTCGAATCATAGGCGCCGGCCAGATGATAATGGATGAAGGCGCCCGTATCGGGGTTGCGAATCGAAATGCCCTGGTCGTCGCGAATCTCATGCTCGATCGGATTCGACCAGAATTCAATAACGCCGCCTGCATGCGGCTGCAGGGCGTCGTTCATAGCATTCAGACGCACCTCGCCGCCGGCCGGGCTGCGCAGATAGCGTTCCGGTCGCGGAAGCTTCTCGCCATGTGCGGCGCAGAGCACCATAGCCTCAACAAGCGATTCGACGTCGAAGTACTCGGCCGGATTCTCGGGATTACGGAAGCGCAGTCCATACACCATCTCGGTGACGCGATGCTCCACCTGAATACGGGTATTCACTTCCATGAAATAAAAGCTGTGGCCCGATACGATACATTCAAAGGTCGAAGCGGAATTCAATCCGACGGTTTCTGCAAGACGTTCGGCCTGCATCTCCATCTCACGAAGCATACCGCGATCGGCTTCCATGGACTTCGCCCAGGATTCTTTGCCGGCGTTACGCATGCGCTCGATCTCGGCCGCATAGAGCTCGTCGGTGATCGAGAGCTCGACTAACTTCTGCTCGTACATCTGAACGGAGCAGTCACGTCCACCGAGAGCGATGGCCCACTTTCCGTTCCCGATAAGCTGGATCTCATTGTGACGCGTATTCTCGATATTCATCTCAATGAGAAAGTTCTTGTTATCGGCCGGACCGAGAGCCTTCGATTCGGCTAACACTTCAAGCGCCATGCCGGGGACTTCATCGGCGGAACTCACGATGCGCTGTCCCTTACCGCCGCCTCCGCCGATATACTTCAGTCGAATGCGACGACCGGGGTTTTCTTTAAGAATGCGATCGACCTCTTTGCGAGCCTGTTCCTGCAGCTCTTCGGTGGAGATCAGCCCGACGCCTTTATGATATCCCGCTTCAAGAATAAGCTCCGCCTTTTCTTCAAGCGTTTCGCAGGCGTCGATCACGCTCATATCGGGATTCACGCCCTGCTCTTTCGCAAGCTTCAGCATGCCATCAAGGCTTCCGCCCGCCTTTGCAAGAAAGGCGACCGACGTGATGTTATCAAGACCGGGCGTAACCGAGACGCCGACCTTACGTGCGAGCTTCTTCGCCTGGTCTTTTGCGCCAAGACTGTGGTGTACGCGAGCGGCGGGACCGACAAAGCCCAGACCGGCCTTCTCGATCGACTCGACGAACTCGGCATCTTCGGCCATGAAGCCGTAACCCGCGAAAATATGCGTGTAGGAGTTAACCTTACAGATCTGGATGATGTTGTCGATACGCTGCAGTCGCTCTTCACGATTCGCCCCGGTATAATCGGGAATGCGATGCACCCGATTCTGGTCGGGGATCTGGCGGATCTCGGGTGCGAGCGTCACCGGATAGGTAACCGAATCCTTCTCAGAAAGAAGAATGCCATACCGGACGCCCAGTGAATCGAACACGTCCATCGCCTCTTTGCGGATCGGCCCGCGACAGACGATGAGAATGCTCACATGGGTGCAGGCAAAGCTGCGAATAAAGGGACTGGTTTCTTTCAGATAGCGGATGGTCTTTTCGCTCATTTCGGGCCTTTTCTTTTTGAAGCTATGCTCCCGAACACCGGCATCCGGCATTCAGGATGGTTTATGGAGCTATTGCGCGTTCGGCTGCAGGATCTCTTTCCAGGCATCCGGAGTCAATTTACTTTTTCTGATGATTGCGGGTCGATATGGTCGACAAGCTCGACCGTTCTCTCACCGGCCAGCGCCCTGTAAACGACATCATACTCGTTACCGGCATTCCACATCATCCAGCCTTCTCCGCCGCCGGCATCGCTGCCCTGGATCTGTCGCAGGATGTAGCTTTCGTTGTAGTTGCTCACACGCCATTTGAAGGCCTGCAGCCACGGCCGGATGACGACGTTTGCGCCCATCATCTCGCGCACCTTCTGATTGCCCACTTTGTAGAAATACACAGGTTCATCGGCAGGCTGCTCGAAACCGTCAAAGCCGCGATTGAAATGCGATGGATAGAGCATCGGCGATACGACGTCCACATACGGAGCAAAGGCCTCAAGACGCTGACCGGTGCTGTTGCGGTCGGCCTCTTCGCCCCAGGCCACGACTCCGAAGACGTCCACCGCCAGCTTCACGTCCGTAGTGCGCGTGAGGATCCAGGCAGCGGCCAGAAACTCCTTCAGATGCTGCGTTTTATCCAGCGGATTCTTCACCTGAAAATAGCTCACGCCGCTCAGATCGCCTTCAGCAGGGTAGCGGATATAATCGAGCTGAATCTCATCGACGCCGAGCTGCACGAGCTCGTGAATGATTTTCAGATTGTAAAGCTGGACCTCAGGATGCCCGGGATCTACCCAGAGTGGTCGCCCTTTAAAAAGCAATCGACCGGTCGGAGAATTGCGATCGGGGATGGCGAGATCCGGCCGCACTGTAGACAGGTTCTCGTCTTGAAACATCGCCGTGCGAGCGATCACATAGATGCCGTTGCGATGAAGATAGTCGATCATCTTGGGCAGATCGGGAATGGGCGCCGGATGACGGCGGTATTTCTCCACCTCGGCAACGGATGACTTATAGTTCACGACGCCTAAAATGTCCTTCACGTCGAAGACGACGCTGTTAGCGTTGACCCGCTTCATGCGACGGACTTCGGCCGAGAGTCGACCCGGAACGGCATTCTCGCCGCGCAGATAAATCGCTCGAATCGGCCCGGTCATCTGAAGCGGCCTGTTCTTCAATGGCTCGATGACGGGCTCGGGAATGCTGACCAGGTCGCCATTTTTACAGCCATGCCGGGATGAAAGAGCTGAGTTCTCGCGCACCAGCGCTTCTTTCAGATCGTCGCGCACAAAGATGCGCGAATGCGAATAATAAAGCCGCATGAGCTTCTGCGCCGTATCGCCATCCTTGCATTCATGCACGATTCGTCCGTCGACGAGACGCCCGCCTTCGGGAAGCTGCAATGCCGGAGTACTGTCTGCATGAACGGGAGCCGTGGTAGCGGATTCACGTGCATGAAACAAGATGTAGCCGCCCGCCAGAAGAAGCAGAGCGCCCGTGACAAAGAGAAGATGGTTCTTTTTTAAGATGTAGAAGGACCACACGGACTGAAACAGTCGGAGCAGCACAGAGGAGAGTCGGTTCATAGCCTGGGTTCAATCCCCGGCCAAAGCGGAGGGCGTCAACAACGAAACCGCGAAGAGCTATTTTTGCCGTTTCATTGACCGGTTACGTCGTCTTTATTACTTTAAGCAGGATGAACATCGCTATTCTCTCTGCCTCACCGCGAGCAGACTCCGCCTCGCTTCGCGTAGCAAAGGCCGTAAAGCTACAGATCGAGACTTCTTACACCACCGAGCATACCACGACGCTGATCGACTTTCACGATAACGACATCCCCATGGTTGGCCGGGGCGACCTTCGACCCGACTCGCTGACGGCCTTTCAGCAGCGCTGGGTTAATACGTTGAACGCGGCACAGCTTGTTATCTGTATCGTACCTGAGTATAACTGGATCATGCCCGGTGAATGGATCGATGCCTGGCATCAAACGGGAAAGACGGCCTTTGCTCATCTTTTCGACGGCAGGGTCTTCGCGGTAATCGGCGTTTCTTCGGGCAGAGGCGGGCGTCGCCCGGCGCTTGAAACACAGCAGCTTCTGAACAAGCTTATCAGCTTTCTCGGGCAATCGTCCGTCGTTGCGCCGGCGCTTTTTGAAAGCCATGAGACCGAGAAGAACGTCGACGAGCAGGGCAGATTGATCGGCGCCGATATCTACC
This region of Leptonema illini DSM 21528 genomic DNA includes:
- a CDS encoding putative glycoside hydrolase — its product is MNRLSSVLLRLFQSVWSFYILKKNHLLFVTGALLLLAGGYILFHARESATTAPVHADSTPALQLPEGGRLVDGRIVHECKDGDTAQKLMRLYYSHSRIFVRDDLKEALVRENSALSSRHGCKNGDLVSIPEPVIEPLKNRPLQMTGPIRAIYLRGENAVPGRLSAEVRRMKRVNANSVVFDVKDILGVVNYKSSVAEVEKYRRHPAPIPDLPKMIDYLHRNGIYVIARTAMFQDENLSTVRPDLAIPDRNSPTGRLLFKGRPLWVDPGHPEVQLYNLKIIHELVQLGVDEIQLDYIRYPAEGDLSGVSYFQVKNPLDKTQHLKEFLAAAWILTRTTDVKLAVDVFGVVAWGEEADRNSTGQRLEAFAPYVDVVSPMLYPSHFNRGFDGFEQPADEPVYFYKVGNQKVREMMGANVVIRPWLQAFKWRVSNYNESYILRQIQGSDAGGGEGWMMWNAGNEYDVVYRALAGERTVELVDHIDPQSSEKVN
- a CDS encoding biotin carboxylase N-terminal domain-containing protein, yielding MSEKTIRYLKETSPFIRSFACTHVSILIVCRGPIRKEAMDVFDSLGVRYGILLSEKDSVTYPVTLAPEIRQIPDQNRVHRIPDYTGANREERLQRIDNIIQICKVNSYTHIFAGYGFMAEDAEFVESIEKAGLGFVGPAARVHHSLGAKDQAKKLARKVGVSVTPGLDNITSVAFLAKAGGSLDGMLKLAKEQGVNPDMSVIDACETLEEKAELILEAGYHKGVGLISTEELQEQARKEVDRILKENPGRRIRLKYIGGGGGKGQRIVSSADEVPGMALEVLAESKALGPADNKNFLIEMNIENTRHNEIQLIGNGKWAIALGGRDCSVQMYEQKLVELSITDELYAAEIERMRNAGKESWAKSMEADRGMLREMEMQAERLAETVGLNSASTFECIVSGHSFYFMEVNTRIQVEHRVTEMVYGLRFRNPENPAEYFDVESLVEAMVLCAAHGEKLPRPERYLRSPAGGEVRLNAMNDALQPHAGGVIEFWSNPIEHEIRDDQGISIRNPDTGAFIHYHLAGAYDSNIALIVTYGKDRNENLERLGNILRSMELRGTDLATNREFHMGLIYFLLGLDGMARPDTKFAVPYLAAAGNLAAESNLIDVEYAWSSYAKWAVKAYGADASSVVGAKMTLISRPIEHLLHSPHLLAGWLGYHRKRTYEIVNGKVRWLRNPLQLLEELYQYLHLEWRDAPPLQRIWEYDRQLLDQGLQFYADLQSRIDSSFAADFTALDEAIRGGKLPGVDGSLIAAVQAAHAGWQAGLELLQLPILAGMRSNILDIVLDDDLNPVFPEKFLKPENQKAMIRNLAPPPAAAADTIVAPTGGMIYFRETPAHPPYVDTGDHFDAGKPIFIIEVMKMFNKIPAEFAGTIVEKLVHDDGVVVKKGQPIFRVKPDEEIIIETPAEKEAKRRKYTDEILSSLLS
- a CDS encoding NADPH-dependent FMN reductase, with product MNIAILSASPRADSASLRVAKAVKLQIETSYTTEHTTTLIDFHDNDIPMVGRGDLRPDSLTAFQQRWVNTLNAAQLVICIVPEYNWIMPGEWIDAWHQTGKTAFAHLFDGRVFAVIGVSSGRGGRRPALETQQLLNKLISFLGQSSVVAPALFESHETEKNVDEQGRLIGADIYRAGLDRFLQLALKTAERWNR